Part of the Candidatus Polarisedimenticolia bacterium genome, GGCGACACGATCTTCGCGATCCAGGCGTTGTTCTCGGCGCCATAGACCCAGACGGAGAGAGCCCCTCCGGGCCGGACCTTCCCGGCGAGCGCCATGAACCCCGCGGACGGATCGGGCAGATGATGCAGCACCCCCACGGAGAAGGCGTAATCGCACGACCCCGGCCGCAGCGGCAGCCTGAGCAGGTCAGCCTGGACGATGTGGGCGGCCTCCTGGTCGCGCGTGTTGTCGAATGCCACGTCCACCGCCTCCGAGAGGTCGACCCCGATGACCGCCGCGGCGCCGTACCGCGACGCCAGGCGCGTGTGCCTTCCCTTCCCGCAGCCCCCCTCCAGGACCACCCGGCCGCGGAAGGCCTCCGGCCCGGCCGGCGCGATCCAGTCCAGGAACTGCCGCTCGTGATGGTCGTCGATCCGGGAGAAGGCCCGCCACTCCCATCCGAAGGCGGACGCCGTGCGGACGGACTCCTCCGTCCGCGCGGGCCCGACGAAGCGCGGCACCCCTCGGTTCACGGGATACGTCGCACCGCAGCCCCGGCAGCGCAGATCCCCTTCCATCACCTCGGCCCCCCGGGAGGCCGTCGTCGCCAGATCGAGCCGCCCGTAGCAGGAGGGGCAAGCCAGGTGCTCGAGCAACGAGAGCTTCACGCGGCCGCGCCCCTTCCCCAGTGGTCCTGCCAGAGCTGCAGCATCAGCAGGGTCCAGATCGGCTTGCGATGGTCATGCCGCCCCTCGAGGTGATCCCGGATCAGGACGGCGACGGCGGCAGGATCCAGGATCCCCTGCCTCTTCAGCCGCTCGGGGGCGAGAAGATCGAGCATCATCCCGCGCAGCGGCCCGCGCAGCCATTCGGCCACCGGGATTCCGAACCCCTTCTTCGGTCGACCGACGATCCCCGGGGGCAGCCAGGGCTTCATGGCGCGCTTGAAGATGTGCTTCGTGGTCCATCCCCGCAGCTTCCACGAGGTCGGCAGGCGGCCCACGAGCTCGACGAAGCGGTAATCCAGCATAGGCGCCCGTACCTCGAGCGAGCAGGCCATGCTGGCGCGATCGACCTTCACCAGGACGCCGTCCTGGAGGTACATCTTCAGATCGACGTACAGGAGCTTCCCGAGCAGGTCGGGCGCGGGGGCGCGGTCCATGTGCCGTCTGGCTTCGTCGAACAGATCGGTCGTCGCGAGCTCCTCCCTCAGCTCCCGGCGCAGGATCGACAGCGCCTGGGTGCCCGAGAACGACCCGAGCCAGATCTGGTTCCTTATCGCGGGCGGGAGCCCTGCACCGCTGATGAATTTCTTGGCCTTGAAATCCAGGCTGATGTTGGCTCGCGAGACCGGGAGCCTCCGCACCAGCGGCTCGATGAGCCCGGAGCGGAGAGCCGCCGGCAGCCGGTCGTAGACAGCCGCCAGCCGATGCGCCTGGTAGGTGGGATATCCCGCCAGAAGCTCGTCCCCCCCGTCCCCTCCCAGGGCGACCGTCACCTTCTCCCGCGTGAAGCGGGAGAGAAGGTACGTGGGAAGGATGGATGCGTCTCCCAGCGGCTCGTCCATCGTGGACGCGAGGGCGGGCAGGATGTCGAGCATCTCCGCGGGCGTCAGGAGCCGCTCCTCGTGGCGGGTGCCGAAGTGGCGGGCCACGCTCTGAAAGTGGACCGACTCGTCGAACGACGGCTCCTTGAAGGCCACCGAGAAGGTGCGGACGCTGCCCGGCGCGGCGCGCG contains:
- a CDS encoding methyltransferase domain-containing protein, which produces MKLSLLEHLACPSCYGRLDLATTASRGAEVMEGDLRCRGCGATYPVNRGVPRFVGPARTEESVRTASAFGWEWRAFSRIDDHHERQFLDWIAPAGPEAFRGRVVLEGGCGKGRHTRLASRYGAAAVIGVDLSEAVDVAFDNTRDQEAAHIVQADLLRLPLRPGSCDYAFSVGVLHHLPDPSAGFMALAGKVRPGGALSVWVYGAENNAWIAKIVSPLRVRLTSRLPPRVLHAMSFLVAVPLWLGLVTAYRPARRARLAWMRRILPYDSYMAYISGFPFREIHHIVHDHLAAPVAHYLRREVVERWYRSVGARDVAIGWHNRNSWRGYGMLPDAADAGVASGGRP
- the asnB gene encoding asparagine synthase (glutamine-hydrolyzing), translating into MTDALVHRGPDDEGFHVQAGVALGMRRLSIIDLQTGHQPISNEDGSIWVVFNGEVYNYLELREDLMSRGHRFKTRSDTEVLVHLYEERGYEFVTAINAMAALALWDGGKRRLLLARDRLGKKPLHYALTPEALVFGSEIKALLRHPAVGAELDHASVARYLVHEYVPCPGTIYRGIRKLRPGHLGIFEAGRFTERPYWDMPAQPAPEPRTGAAPPAAQVEETIRQTLLEAVRCRLMSDVPLGVFLSGGIDSTSIVACMSRAAPGSVRTFSVAFKEPSFDESVHFQSVARHFGTRHEERLLTPAEMLDILPALASTMDEPLGDASILPTYLLSRFTREKVTVALGGDGGDELLAGYPTYQAHRLAAVYDRLPAALRSGLIEPLVRRLPVSRANISLDFKAKKFISGAGLPPAIRNQIWLGSFSGTQALSILRRELREELATTDLFDEARRHMDRAPAPDLLGKLLYVDLKMYLQDGVLVKVDRASMACSLEVRAPMLDYRFVELVGRLPTSWKLRGWTTKHIFKRAMKPWLPPGIVGRPKKGFGIPVAEWLRGPLRGMMLDLLAPERLKRQGILDPAAVAVLIRDHLEGRHDHRKPIWTLLMLQLWQDHWGRGAAA